A genomic segment from Armatimonadota bacterium encodes:
- a CDS encoding UDP-glucose 4-epimerase GalE — protein sequence MICVIGGAGYIGSHCVKRLLERGEEVVTLDNLEAGHRAAVVGGEFVQGDYTNRQTLDTLFSNYPVECVMHFAAYASVAESMTDPAKFYRLNVVGGYTLLEAMRAHRVPYLIFSSSAATYGEPRQIPIPEDHPQEPTNAYGETKRAFEQMLRWYDVAFGLRSISLRYFNAAGADPDGQLGEDHHPETHLIPLVLLTALGKRPVIQIFGTDYDTPDGTAIRDYIHVTDLAEAHILAYEALKRGAPTTAYNLGNGMGYSVREVIRTAEEVVGHPIPQEEAPRRTGDPARLVASAERARSELGWQPQYADLRTIIETAWRWHSAHPDGYGDRV from the coding sequence ATGATTTGCGTGATCGGAGGAGCTGGTTACATCGGTTCGCACTGTGTGAAAAGGTTGCTCGAACGCGGTGAGGAGGTAGTCACTCTGGACAATCTGGAAGCAGGACACAGGGCAGCTGTGGTTGGCGGTGAATTCGTGCAGGGCGACTACACTAACCGGCAGACTCTGGACACACTGTTCAGCAACTACCCCGTAGAGTGCGTCATGCACTTTGCGGCGTATGCCTCCGTCGCGGAGAGTATGACCGACCCTGCGAAGTTTTATCGCCTGAACGTAGTCGGAGGCTACACGCTGCTGGAGGCAATGCGCGCCCATCGTGTTCCCTATCTCATCTTCTCATCCAGTGCAGCCACCTACGGGGAACCCCGTCAGATACCCATCCCCGAAGACCATCCCCAAGAGCCGACGAATGCCTATGGCGAGACCAAACGCGCCTTCGAGCAGATGTTACGCTGGTACGATGTGGCGTTTGGTTTGCGCTCCATCAGCCTGCGTTACTTTAATGCCGCTGGCGCAGACCCCGACGGGCAGCTTGGCGAGGACCACCACCCCGAAACGCACCTGATACCCCTCGTGCTGCTCACCGCACTGGGCAAGCGTCCTGTGATCCAAATATTCGGCACGGATTACGATACCCCCGACGGTACAGCCATCCGCGATTACATCCATGTCACTGACCTTGCAGAGGCGCATATCCTGGCATACGAAGCGCTGAAGCGCGGTGCGCCTACCACCGCCTACAACCTGGGCAATGGGATGGGCTATTCGGTACGCGAGGTCATCCGCACCGCAGAAGAGGTCGTCGGGCACCCCATTCCCCAGGAAGAGGCTCCGCGTCGTACCGGGGATCCCGCGCGACTGGTGGCAAGCGCGGAACGTGCCCGAAGTGAGCTCGGCTGGCAACCGCAGTATGCCGACCTGCGTACCATTATCGAAACCGCGTGGCGGTGGCATTC